One window of Nocardia sp. NBC_00508 genomic DNA carries:
- a CDS encoding DUF5666 domain-containing protein produces MTNPNDPWGQRPEDAPTEHLGPPGKSGVGDPTHTAEYTEAYGTGAPSEYPPTEQYGGWAPPGPNATREFPSYDAQWASYQDSGANRWSGTAVPPGGGAPPEQPRPPRRNTGLWIALGIGVLLLIGAVGVVAGVLLGGGDAGSSDTAAATSAPVTTRSVPGTRTAPPTPPSGLPSLPGLGDVDGLGATMGTITANDGGTLTVSTVLGDTVTVRTDAGTQVVSLSGTKVSDLPTGELVLIQGDKAADGSIQAKVIVGTSLPGGGR; encoded by the coding sequence ATGACCAACCCGAACGATCCGTGGGGACAGCGGCCGGAGGATGCGCCGACCGAGCACCTGGGTCCGCCGGGCAAGTCCGGGGTCGGCGACCCCACACACACCGCGGAATATACCGAGGCGTATGGCACCGGCGCGCCATCGGAATATCCTCCGACCGAGCAGTACGGGGGATGGGCGCCGCCAGGGCCGAATGCGACGCGAGAATTCCCGTCCTACGACGCTCAGTGGGCCTCCTACCAGGACAGCGGCGCCAACCGGTGGTCGGGCACGGCGGTGCCGCCCGGCGGCGGTGCTCCGCCGGAACAGCCGCGGCCACCGCGGCGCAATACCGGCCTGTGGATCGCGCTCGGTATCGGCGTCCTGCTGTTGATCGGCGCGGTCGGCGTGGTCGCGGGTGTGTTGTTGGGCGGCGGCGATGCCGGTTCGAGCGATACCGCGGCGGCTACGTCGGCGCCGGTCACGACCAGGTCCGTGCCCGGCACCAGGACCGCTCCGCCGACTCCGCCGAGCGGGCTGCCGAGCCTGCCCGGCCTCGGCGATGTGGACGGCCTCGGCGCGACCATGGGGACCATCACCGCCAACGACGGGGGCACGCTGACCGTGAGCACGGTGCTCGGCGACACCGTCACCGTACGCACCGATGCCGGCACCCAGGTGGTCTCACTGTCGGGCACCAAGGTGTCCGATCTGCCCACCGGCGAGCTGGTGCTGATCCAGGGTGACAAGGCGGCGGACGGATCGATTCAGGCCAAGGTCATCGTGGGCACTTCGCTGCCCGGCGGCGGACGATGA
- the clpB gene encoding ATP-dependent chaperone ClpB, translated as MDSFNPTTKTQAALTAALQAASAAGNPEIRPAHLLVALLDQTDGIAAPLLKAVGTDPATVRREAQDIVDRLPRATGATTAPQLGREALAAITAAQRLATELGDEYVSTEHVMVGLAEGDSDVTMLLEKYGSTADALRSAFTAVRGSARVTNPDPEGSYQALEKYSTDLTEAARSGKLDPVIGRDTEIRRVVQVLSRRTKNNPVLIGEPGVGKTAIVEGLAQRIVAGDVPESLRGKSVVALDLGAMVAGAKYRGEFEERLKAVLEDIKNSAGQIITFIDELHTIVGAGATGESAMDAGNMIKPMLARGELRMVGATTLDEYRKHIEKDAALERRFQQVLVGEPSVADTIGILRGIKDRYEVHHGVRITDSALVAAATLSDRYITSRFLPDKAIDLVDESASRLRMEIDSRPVEIDEVERAVRRLEIEEVALSKETDEASKQRLDKLRAELADGRERLNQLTTRWQNEKNAIDQVRTLNEQLEALRGESERAERDGDLGKAAELRYGRIPALEKQLAEAQKVSAAAGDGEVMLKEEVGPDDIAEVVSSWTGIPVGRMLEGETQKLLRMEQELGRRVVGQTQAVQAVSDAVRRSRAGVADPNRPTGSFMFLGPTGVGKTELAKALADFLFDDERAMVRIDMSEYSEKHSVARLVGAPPGYVGYDQGGQLTEAVRRRPYTVVLFDEIEKAHPDVFDILLQVLDEGRLTDGQGRTVDFRNTILILTSNLGAGGDREFVMNAVRSAFKPEFLNRLDDVVVFHALDEEQLESIVDIQLDQLQKRLSQRRLKLDVSDSARFWLAVRGYDPAYGARPLRRLIQQAIGDTLAKELLEGEVTDGDVVTVTVSPDGDDLIVGR; from the coding sequence GTGGACTCGTTCAATCCCACCACCAAGACCCAGGCGGCCCTGACCGCCGCACTGCAGGCGGCCTCCGCCGCGGGCAATCCGGAGATCCGTCCGGCGCACTTGCTGGTGGCGTTGCTCGATCAGACCGACGGCATCGCCGCGCCCTTGCTGAAGGCCGTCGGAACGGATCCGGCGACCGTGCGACGCGAGGCACAGGACATCGTGGACCGGCTCCCCCGCGCGACCGGCGCCACCACCGCGCCACAGCTGGGCCGGGAGGCGCTGGCCGCGATCACCGCCGCCCAGCGCCTGGCCACCGAACTCGGTGACGAGTACGTCTCCACCGAGCACGTCATGGTCGGTCTCGCCGAAGGCGACTCCGACGTGACAATGCTGCTCGAGAAGTACGGCTCCACCGCGGACGCGCTGCGGTCGGCGTTCACCGCCGTGCGCGGCAGCGCGCGGGTGACCAACCCCGATCCGGAGGGCAGCTACCAGGCGCTGGAGAAGTACTCCACCGACCTCACCGAGGCCGCCCGTTCCGGCAAGCTCGACCCGGTGATCGGCCGGGACACCGAAATCCGCCGTGTGGTGCAGGTTTTGAGCCGCCGCACCAAGAACAACCCGGTGCTGATCGGCGAGCCCGGCGTCGGCAAGACCGCGATCGTCGAGGGCCTGGCCCAGCGCATCGTGGCGGGCGACGTCCCGGAGTCGTTGCGCGGCAAATCCGTCGTGGCGCTCGACCTCGGCGCGATGGTCGCCGGTGCGAAGTACCGCGGTGAATTCGAGGAACGGCTCAAGGCCGTGCTGGAGGACATCAAGAACAGCGCGGGCCAGATCATCACCTTCATCGATGAGCTGCACACCATCGTCGGCGCGGGCGCCACCGGGGAATCGGCGATGGACGCGGGCAACATGATCAAGCCGATGCTGGCGCGCGGTGAGCTCCGGATGGTCGGCGCCACGACGCTGGACGAGTATCGCAAGCACATCGAGAAGGACGCCGCTTTGGAGCGGCGCTTCCAGCAGGTGCTGGTCGGGGAGCCGTCGGTGGCGGACACCATCGGCATTCTGCGCGGCATCAAGGATCGCTACGAGGTGCACCACGGCGTGCGCATCACCGACTCCGCGCTGGTCGCCGCGGCCACGCTGTCGGACCGCTACATCACTTCCCGGTTCCTGCCGGACAAGGCGATCGACTTGGTCGACGAGTCGGCCTCGCGGCTGCGCATGGAGATCGACTCCCGCCCGGTGGAGATCGACGAGGTGGAGCGCGCGGTGCGCCGCTTGGAGATCGAAGAAGTCGCGTTGAGCAAGGAGACCGACGAGGCCTCCAAGCAGCGGCTGGACAAGCTGCGCGCCGAACTCGCGGACGGCAGGGAGCGGCTCAACCAGCTGACCACCCGCTGGCAGAACGAGAAGAACGCGATCGACCAGGTGCGCACGCTGAACGAACAGCTGGAAGCGCTGCGCGGTGAATCCGAGCGCGCCGAGCGCGACGGTGATCTGGGCAAGGCGGCCGAGCTGCGTTACGGCCGGATCCCCGCGCTGGAGAAGCAGCTCGCCGAGGCTCAGAAGGTGTCCGCCGCGGCGGGAGACGGCGAAGTCATGCTCAAGGAGGAGGTCGGGCCCGACGACATCGCCGAGGTGGTGTCCTCGTGGACCGGCATCCCGGTAGGCCGGATGCTGGAGGGCGAGACGCAGAAATTGCTGCGCATGGAGCAGGAGCTGGGTCGTCGCGTCGTCGGGCAGACCCAGGCGGTGCAGGCGGTGTCCGACGCGGTGCGCCGGTCGCGCGCCGGTGTCGCCGACCCGAACCGCCCGACCGGCTCGTTCATGTTTCTCGGCCCGACCGGTGTCGGCAAGACCGAGCTGGCGAAGGCGTTGGCGGACTTCCTGTTCGACGACGAGCGCGCCATGGTCCGGATCGACATGAGCGAGTACAGCGAGAAGCATTCGGTCGCCCGCCTGGTCGGCGCACCGCCCGGTTACGTCGGCTACGACCAGGGCGGCCAGCTCACCGAGGCGGTGCGGCGCAGGCCCTACACGGTGGTGCTGTTCGACGAGATCGAGAAGGCGCATCCGGATGTGTTCGACATCCTGCTCCAGGTGCTCGACGAGGGCAGGCTCACCGACGGACAGGGTCGCACCGTCGACTTCCGCAACACGATCCTCATCCTCACCTCCAACCTGGGTGCGGGCGGTGATCGCGAGTTCGTCATGAACGCGGTCCGTTCGGCGTTCAAGCCGGAGTTCCTCAACCGCCTCGACGACGTGGTCGTGTTCCACGCCCTCGACGAGGAGCAGCTGGAGAGCATCGTCGACATCCAGCTCGACCAGCTGCAGAAGCGGTTGTCGCAGCGCAGGCTGAAGCTGGACGTCAGCGATTCGGCCCGGTTCTGGCTCGCCGTCCGCGGCTATGACCCGGCTTACGGCGCCCGTCCGCTGCGCAGGCTGATCCAGCAGGCCATCGGCGACACCCTCGCCAAGGAACTACTCGAAGGCGAGGTCACCGACGGCGACGTGGTCACAGTGACCGTCAGCCCCGATGGAGACGATCTGATCGTCGGGCGATAG
- a CDS encoding NADP-dependent oxidoreductase, with the protein MRAIVVRKFGATPELAEMPMPEPGPGTVRVQLQAAGVNPFDQRMASGVLDGRLPHDFPMILGVDGAGTVATLGAGVSRFAVGDRVVGKFLTPPVGHGSFAEYAVLPEGGTLVPIPVGVPTVQAAALPTAGVTAQDLVDATNIQPGQTVLIVGATGGVGSFLVQLANIAGAHVIATARSGSADQMTRLGATETVDYTAGPVRDQVLATHPEGIDVLFDLVSAPEALAELTTLVRDGGTVYSTTFAADEDALRARSITGGNIESKGRAPELARLIQRVAAGDVVVPIDATVPLAEGPAVIGAPGARGKTVLAI; encoded by the coding sequence ATGCGTGCGATCGTGGTACGGAAGTTCGGAGCGACACCGGAGCTAGCCGAGATGCCGATGCCCGAGCCGGGGCCGGGAACCGTGCGGGTGCAACTCCAGGCGGCCGGGGTGAATCCCTTCGACCAGCGGATGGCCTCCGGCGTGCTGGACGGCAGATTGCCGCACGATTTTCCGATGATCCTCGGGGTGGACGGTGCGGGCACCGTCGCCACGCTCGGCGCGGGCGTCAGCCGGTTCGCGGTCGGCGACCGGGTGGTCGGCAAGTTCCTCACACCGCCGGTCGGCCACGGCAGCTTCGCCGAGTACGCGGTGCTCCCCGAAGGGGGGACGCTGGTGCCGATCCCGGTCGGGGTCCCTACCGTCCAGGCCGCGGCGTTGCCGACCGCGGGGGTCACCGCACAGGACCTCGTGGACGCCACCAACATCCAACCCGGCCAGACCGTGCTGATCGTGGGCGCCACCGGCGGCGTCGGCTCGTTCCTGGTACAGCTGGCCAATATCGCGGGCGCGCATGTCATCGCGACGGCGAGGAGCGGCTCCGCCGACCAGATGACCCGTCTCGGTGCGACCGAGACGGTCGACTACACCGCCGGCCCGGTGCGCGACCAAGTCCTCGCCACGCATCCCGAGGGCATAGATGTCCTGTTCGACCTGGTCAGCGCACCCGAGGCGCTCGCGGAGCTGACCACCCTCGTTCGTGACGGCGGGACGGTGTACTCCACTACCTTCGCCGCCGACGAGGACGCCTTGCGCGCACGGTCCATCACGGGCGGCAACATCGAATCCAAAGGCAGGGCTCCGGAATTGGCCCGGCTGATCCAGCGGGTCGCGGCAGGCGACGTGGTGGTGCCGATCGACGCGACCGTACCGCTCGCAGAGGGGCCCGCGGTCATCGGCGCACCCGGCGCGCGTGGCAAGACCGTGCTCGCCATTTGA
- a CDS encoding MFS transporter produces the protein MSEPRIIRIDRDFALLWSGNAASLVGFYGVRLAYPLLVLSVTHSPALAGWVGFAVMLPSLVFQIPAGIAADYGNRRRNLLLCQSGGLAATCLAIAVVMFELPNPAMLLMITAFVEGTSYVFFEASELAAIRDIVDVEHRRVALAFFEAEQPVALVVGRATGAAAYGVAQWLPFAMNAVSYVFCRETLQSIQWGSAEQPPRSERTGPGVWKLIRDGAQIIWTEPFLRTTTVIGGLSNLVIQVGLLLIMVELERGEGATWTIGIVLGAAGVGGIIGSAVASKLVKRFGRTTVYRSALWAWTALLLPISLSSNPVVLAVCWFGVGGVGVMTNVLLTIFRVEVIPEKTLGRTIGTLSMVTDGSAAIGTLLAGYLLSGFGTTGTGVLLTCAMFVIAVSGSRMTTPAQQRRVRR, from the coding sequence ATGAGCGAACCGCGGATCATCCGCATCGACAGGGATTTCGCGTTGCTGTGGTCGGGTAACGCGGCCTCTCTGGTCGGGTTCTACGGGGTGCGCCTCGCCTATCCGCTGCTGGTTTTGTCGGTGACCCACTCCCCCGCGCTCGCGGGCTGGGTCGGGTTCGCGGTAATGCTTCCGAGTCTGGTCTTCCAGATCCCGGCGGGCATCGCCGCGGACTACGGGAATCGGCGTCGGAACCTGCTGCTCTGCCAGTCGGGCGGGCTGGCGGCGACCTGCTTGGCTATCGCGGTCGTCATGTTCGAGTTGCCGAACCCCGCAATGCTTCTCATGATCACCGCTTTCGTCGAGGGCACCTCCTATGTCTTCTTCGAAGCCAGCGAACTGGCCGCCATCCGTGACATCGTCGACGTCGAGCATCGCCGCGTCGCGCTGGCGTTCTTCGAAGCCGAACAGCCCGTCGCCTTGGTGGTCGGCCGGGCCACCGGTGCTGCCGCCTACGGGGTGGCGCAATGGCTGCCCTTCGCGATGAACGCCGTGTCGTACGTTTTCTGCCGGGAGACTCTGCAGTCGATCCAATGGGGTTCCGCCGAGCAGCCTCCGCGGAGCGAACGAACCGGTCCGGGAGTATGGAAACTAATCCGGGATGGTGCCCAGATCATCTGGACCGAACCGTTCCTGCGCACCACGACCGTGATCGGCGGACTGTCGAACCTGGTCATCCAGGTGGGCCTGCTGCTGATCATGGTGGAACTCGAGAGAGGCGAGGGAGCGACGTGGACGATCGGTATCGTCCTCGGCGCGGCGGGCGTCGGCGGCATCATCGGCTCCGCCGTTGCGTCGAAGCTGGTCAAACGGTTCGGCCGAACGACGGTCTATCGCAGCGCGCTGTGGGCGTGGACGGCGCTGCTGCTGCCGATCTCGCTGAGTTCGAATCCCGTGGTGCTCGCGGTGTGCTGGTTCGGTGTCGGCGGGGTCGGCGTCATGACCAACGTCCTGCTGACAATCTTCCGCGTGGAAGTCATCCCCGAGAAAACCCTCGGCCGGACGATCGGCACGCTCTCCATGGTGACCGACGGTTCCGCCGCCATCGGCACGCTGCTCGCGGGCTACCTCCTGAGCGGGTTCGGCACGACCGGCACCGGTGTGCTGCTGACCTGCGCCATGTTCGTCATCGCGGTCAGCGGGAGCCGCATGACCACACCCGCGCAGCAACGGCGCGTGCGGAGGTGA
- a CDS encoding SDR family NAD(P)-dependent oxidoreductase yields the protein MTEHPHARLPGATRPVALITGPTSGIGHGYATRLAALGFDLVLVARDEHRLAALATDVEHRFGTRSQVLGADLAREPDREQIAARLADGVEFLVNNAGFAHSGEFWTLPPERLQAQLDVNVTSVVQLTRAVLPSMIAAAKGSVVNVASVAGLVPGRGSTYSASKAYVVSFTEGLAGGLAGTGVRVQALCPGFVHTEFHERAGIEMSSLPKALWLSVDQVVAGSLRDLEKDQVLSVPGMQYKALTTVAGMIPRTLAARLNRGLFNARGRT from the coding sequence ATGACCGAGCACCCGCACGCCCGTCTGCCCGGCGCCACTCGCCCGGTGGCCTTGATCACCGGCCCGACCTCGGGCATAGGTCACGGCTACGCGACCCGGCTGGCAGCGCTGGGATTCGATTTGGTGCTGGTCGCCAGGGACGAGCACCGTCTCGCGGCCCTCGCGACCGACGTGGAGCACCGTTTCGGCACCCGCTCGCAGGTGCTCGGCGCGGACCTCGCGCGGGAGCCCGATCGCGAGCAAATCGCGGCGCGGCTGGCCGACGGTGTCGAATTCCTGGTCAACAACGCGGGATTCGCACATTCGGGGGAGTTCTGGACGCTGCCGCCCGAGCGGTTGCAGGCGCAACTGGATGTCAACGTGACCTCGGTGGTCCAGCTCACCAGGGCGGTGCTGCCGTCGATGATCGCCGCGGCGAAGGGGTCCGTCGTCAATGTGGCCAGCGTGGCGGGCCTGGTCCCCGGACGTGGCTCGACGTATTCGGCGTCCAAGGCCTACGTCGTATCCTTCACGGAAGGGTTGGCAGGCGGATTGGCCGGAACCGGAGTGCGGGTCCAGGCCCTGTGCCCGGGATTCGTGCACACCGAATTCCATGAGCGAGCCGGCATCGAGATGTCGTCGCTGCCGAAAGCGCTGTGGCTGAGCGTCGACCAGGTAGTCGCCGGTTCGCTGCGTGATCTGGAGAAGGATCAGGTGCTCAGCGTGCCCGGTATGCAGTACAAAGCGCTCACTACCGTCGCCGGAATGATCCCGCGAACCCTGGCGGCCCGACTGAATCGCGGGCTGTTCAACGCACGCGGAAGGACTTAG
- a CDS encoding FxsB family cyclophane-forming radical SAM/SPASM peptide maturase, with amino-acid sequence MDVEGLRGTGWQPLPFAQFIVKIHSRCNLACDYCYVYEMADQSWRGQPKTMSDQVFTEACRIIGEHARRFALPAVSLVFHGGEPLLVGHETLERFARHARQTLEPITEVRLGMQTNGVLLDTEFLRICDRWGIQIGVSLDGDRGANDRHRKYRRGTGSYDDVAKGLELLGRDHRHLYSGLLCTIDVANDPIETYEALVHFGPLDIDFLLPHGNWTTPPPAKVADIAATPYADWLIAIFDRWYGAPELETRVRLFDEVIELLLGGQGASESVGLAPIQVAVIETDGTLEQVDALKSAFAGAAEIRPADHGNPLDEALWEPAVVARQIGVEALSDTCRACPVHKVCGAGHYAHRYRDGMGFRNPSVYCGDLERLIRHIETRVRADITAATGR; translated from the coding sequence TTGGACGTCGAAGGCTTACGCGGGACCGGCTGGCAGCCGTTGCCGTTCGCCCAGTTCATCGTGAAGATCCACAGCCGCTGCAATCTTGCCTGCGACTACTGTTACGTCTACGAGATGGCCGATCAGAGTTGGCGCGGCCAGCCCAAGACCATGTCTGATCAGGTCTTCACCGAAGCCTGCCGGATCATCGGCGAACATGCGCGCCGATTCGCCTTGCCCGCAGTGAGTTTGGTGTTTCATGGCGGGGAGCCGTTGCTTGTCGGACACGAGACCCTGGAACGCTTCGCGCGACATGCCCGGCAGACGCTGGAGCCGATTACCGAGGTGCGGCTCGGCATGCAGACCAACGGGGTGCTGCTGGATACGGAGTTCCTTCGGATCTGCGATCGCTGGGGGATCCAGATCGGAGTCAGCCTCGATGGCGACCGAGGGGCCAACGACCGGCACCGGAAGTATCGCCGGGGCACCGGCAGCTACGACGACGTTGCCAAGGGGCTGGAGTTGCTCGGCCGCGACCACCGCCATCTGTACTCCGGCCTGTTGTGCACGATCGACGTCGCGAACGATCCGATCGAAACCTACGAGGCACTCGTTCACTTCGGCCCACTCGACATCGATTTTCTTCTGCCGCACGGCAACTGGACCACCCCGCCGCCCGCAAAGGTCGCCGACATCGCGGCGACGCCGTACGCCGACTGGCTGATCGCGATCTTCGATCGCTGGTACGGCGCTCCCGAACTGGAGACCCGAGTGCGGCTGTTCGACGAGGTGATCGAGCTGCTGCTGGGTGGTCAGGGCGCATCGGAATCCGTTGGCCTGGCGCCGATCCAGGTTGCCGTCATCGAAACCGACGGCACGCTGGAACAGGTCGACGCGCTGAAGTCAGCCTTTGCGGGCGCCGCCGAGATCCGACCGGCCGACCATGGCAATCCGCTGGATGAGGCGCTCTGGGAACCGGCTGTGGTTGCTCGCCAAATCGGCGTCGAGGCGCTGAGCGACACCTGCCGGGCCTGCCCGGTGCACAAAGTCTGCGGCGCAGGACATTACGCCCACCGCTATCGTGACGGCATGGGATTCCGGAACCCTTCGGTCTATTGCGGTGACCTCGAGCGTCTGATCCGCCACATCGAAACCAGAGTCAGAGCCGACATCACCGCGGCGACGGGGAGATGA
- a CDS encoding LuxR family transcriptional regulator, with translation MLHGRVDEQTQIRALLNSAQEGRGGALFITAEPGAGKSALLELAANSVDDKWRVLRCTGIQSEAELPFAGLQLLLSAALDSVDALPEREREALLAALGGSGTHAADNRFLVGIATVTLLTEVSRAGPVLCLADDAHWLDRSSADTLLFAARRLSERGIVVLVAGRPEFSAPGIPEMHLGSLDTTAALELLADRTPELPSALRDRVLATAEGNPLALLELPRMDIDALSPEPFPLPDRLQRAYQSQIADKPESARLALLVAAAEDSGDLALVLRVLGELGSTVEGLAIAEQSGMLTVAGQSITFHHPLKRAAAYRIAPFTQRLAVHAAIAAALTDQPDRRAWHLAAAAAGPDETAAAALEAAAQRAHCRTGIATAATALERAARLSPDSADRVRRLLLAVEAAAEAGQPERALRLADEIDGSLTEWPSGRARLVHVRARVELARGSLREAHTLLLRSASYVAYVAPGQAAESLIHASVAAWISGNLHGITEAQAAIAELALGPEHEKLLAVLEGPIGLHSDDPAEGVRRVRALLRSGYTSEPGGTLALALQATYSGEVDDGRQILIELARTCRDGGMVGWLPVVGSSLGTVEMLLGHFHEADAALSESLRTAQEVDQPNRVSQARSVLAVLAAIRGDEPQCRELAQRCLRHFSTDFNALEITHAEWALGLLDLAYGRYEAAIDRFEALYESPYRALGQWIHLMSDRVEAAVRLRSPERAIEPMTVLEQWSAATGSRWIEAHLLRCRGMLDGDGESFARALDLHAAERRWFDHSRTGLLYGEWLRRERSKTMARSVLRDALRTFERLDARPWAERARVELRAVGVAARGRTRSDLAGALTPQELQVVRLAAAGATNKEIASQLLLSPKTVAHHLYRAFPKLGVTNRQALAHVDLYSGVDPES, from the coding sequence ATGCTGCATGGTCGTGTCGATGAACAGACACAGATTCGCGCGCTACTGAACAGCGCCCAGGAAGGGCGGGGCGGCGCCCTGTTCATCACCGCCGAGCCCGGGGCGGGAAAGTCGGCGCTGCTGGAACTCGCGGCGAACTCGGTCGACGACAAGTGGCGGGTCTTGCGGTGCACCGGAATCCAGAGCGAGGCGGAACTGCCGTTCGCTGGGCTGCAACTGCTGCTATCTGCAGCGCTGGACAGCGTCGACGCGCTGCCGGAACGGGAACGCGAAGCACTGCTCGCCGCGCTCGGCGGCTCAGGCACGCACGCGGCCGACAACCGCTTCCTGGTCGGCATCGCCACAGTGACGCTGCTGACCGAGGTGTCGCGGGCCGGACCGGTGCTGTGCCTGGCCGATGACGCGCACTGGCTGGACCGATCCTCCGCGGACACGTTGCTGTTCGCGGCACGCAGGCTGAGCGAGCGGGGCATCGTTGTCCTGGTCGCCGGACGGCCGGAGTTCTCCGCGCCAGGCATACCAGAAATGCACTTGGGCTCCCTCGATACCACCGCGGCGCTCGAGCTACTGGCGGACCGCACGCCCGAGCTGCCGTCCGCGCTTCGTGATCGAGTGCTGGCTACGGCGGAGGGCAATCCTTTGGCGCTGCTCGAACTCCCGCGGATGGACATCGATGCGCTGTCGCCGGAACCGTTTCCGCTACCGGACCGATTACAGCGGGCCTATCAGTCCCAGATCGCCGACAAACCCGAGTCGGCACGGCTGGCGCTGCTGGTTGCCGCCGCCGAGGACAGCGGCGACCTGGCTCTGGTGCTACGGGTCCTCGGCGAGCTCGGATCGACGGTCGAGGGGCTCGCAATTGCCGAGCAGTCCGGCATGCTGACGGTCGCGGGACAGTCGATCACCTTTCACCATCCCCTCAAACGCGCGGCCGCCTACCGGATCGCGCCGTTCACGCAGCGCCTCGCGGTGCACGCGGCGATTGCCGCCGCCCTGACCGACCAACCGGACCGCCGAGCCTGGCATCTGGCTGCGGCCGCTGCCGGGCCGGACGAAACAGCGGCTGCGGCGCTGGAAGCCGCCGCTCAGCGTGCCCACTGCCGAACCGGCATCGCCACTGCCGCCACCGCCCTGGAAAGGGCAGCACGGCTCAGTCCGGATTCAGCGGACCGAGTCCGCCGCCTGCTTCTCGCCGTCGAAGCGGCCGCCGAGGCGGGCCAGCCGGAGCGTGCCCTTCGGCTGGCCGACGAGATAGACGGATCGTTGACGGAGTGGCCGTCCGGGCGCGCCCGTCTTGTCCACGTTCGAGCCCGCGTCGAGCTCGCACGCGGCTCACTGCGCGAAGCGCACACGCTGCTGTTGCGTTCGGCTTCCTATGTCGCCTACGTCGCGCCTGGTCAGGCGGCGGAGTCGCTGATCCATGCCTCCGTGGCGGCATGGATCAGCGGGAACCTGCACGGGATCACCGAAGCTCAGGCAGCCATCGCCGAGCTTGCCCTCGGTCCGGAACATGAGAAGCTGCTCGCTGTGCTGGAAGGTCCGATCGGGTTGCACTCCGACGATCCAGCGGAGGGCGTGCGGCGCGTCCGAGCGCTGCTGCGATCGGGCTACACCAGTGAGCCGGGGGGGACGCTCGCGTTGGCGCTGCAGGCGACCTACTCGGGCGAGGTCGACGACGGGCGTCAGATCCTGATCGAGCTGGCCAGAACCTGCCGCGACGGCGGCATGGTCGGGTGGCTGCCCGTGGTCGGCAGTTCCCTTGGCACCGTCGAGATGCTGCTCGGACACTTCCACGAGGCCGATGCGGCCCTGAGCGAGAGCCTCCGAACCGCGCAGGAAGTGGACCAACCGAATCGGGTGAGCCAAGCCCGATCCGTCCTGGCCGTTCTCGCGGCGATCCGCGGGGACGAGCCCCAGTGCCGCGAACTCGCCCAGCGCTGTCTGCGCCATTTCTCCACCGACTTCAATGCCCTCGAAATCACGCACGCCGAGTGGGCACTCGGTCTCCTGGATCTCGCCTACGGCCGCTACGAGGCGGCCATCGATCGGTTCGAGGCGCTGTACGAGAGTCCGTATCGTGCGCTCGGCCAATGGATCCACCTCATGAGTGATCGGGTCGAGGCCGCGGTCCGGCTACGCAGCCCCGAACGCGCGATCGAACCGATGACCGTGCTCGAACAGTGGTCCGCGGCCACGGGCTCGCGCTGGATCGAGGCGCATCTGCTGCGCTGTCGCGGCATGCTCGACGGCGACGGCGAATCCTTCGCTCGTGCGCTGGACCTACATGCCGCCGAACGACGCTGGTTCGACCACAGCCGTACTGGGCTGCTATATGGTGAATGGCTGCGCCGGGAACGCTCCAAGACCATGGCGCGGTCGGTGCTGCGCGATGCGCTGCGAACCTTCGAGCGTCTCGATGCCCGGCCGTGGGCCGAACGCGCCCGCGTCGAGTTGCGCGCGGTCGGTGTGGCCGCGCGCGGCCGCACCCGATCGGACCTGGCCGGAGCACTCACGCCGCAGGAGCTGCAAGTTGTGCGATTGGCCGCCGCGGGCGCGACGAACAAAGAGATCGCCAGCCAACTGCTGCTGAGTCCCAAAACCGTGGCACACCATCTTTATCGAGCGTTTCCGAAGCTGGGTGTCACCAATCGGCAAGCGCTGGCGCACGTCGATTTGTACAGCGGCGTGGATCCGGAGAGCTGA